TTGTCCGCCACCCGAGAGGCCAAGATCCTCGCCGCCCCTCTACTGTCCGCCATCCATCTCCCACCCGATTATACAGGTCTCTGAGCCTTTCGAAGGAATCACCCGATTATACAGGTCTCTGAGCCTTTCGAAGTATTCCTTGTACAGGTATACGCCTTACGTTTTGTTGCCTAGCCGTCGGAGCCCCAGGTGGTGGCATTGGTCATGGGCATGCTGACGCCGAGCAGGATGTTCTCACGGTGTGCGCACGAGAGGATCAGGCAGTAGAGCTCATTGGTGGAGATGGGACGCTTTGGGAGATGTTGGTGCGCACACGGGTATACCCACCCATAGGTGATAGGTATGTTCCCTATTTTTTACCCGTCCCTATTAATACACATACCCACAAGCAAAGAATTTAGCAGCTACAAGTATAGGAGAGCTCTACCTGCCCGCCATTCCTACGTGCAGATGAACAGGTGACGAACTGAAGTGGGATGAAAACGTCTGAATGTTCTGCGCGATATGGTACACCGTACACCGCGCGTCTGGGAACAACATGTGTGGCGTGTTGTTTGGAGTGCGGACTTCAGACGGAAACGCAACGCGGATGGCCTAAATTTTTCATGTGTCGTGCAAATAAACAGCCTACCATAAAATTGGCCACGatgtatgcatgcatatgtAATCAAAGCTACAAAAATCACCAACGGGACATGTAAAATGTACCCAGACTCCAGATATCATACTAAAGTGAGCAGACCAGAGAGCTTCATGCAATTTTCGAAGACAGTAAACATCAAAGGCGCAAGCATTACAGTTTTAGCAAGAAGATTAAAAGTGGAACTAACTGTAAGATGCAGCTAAAGCCCAATCACGTGCTAACATATCACTCATCGCTAGATCCAACAATTCTCTTTTTGAGATCTTCAACTTTGACGAGCAGCTCATCTCTGTTTTCCTGCATATGATAAAGAGATAGTTGACATGGTGGAACACAGTACAGAGAACAAGAAACAATCTCAAGGTGGAGGCTGGTTCTAAAAGCAGGTGGAGACACACCTTGAAAAGAAGATACCGTGTGCCGAACCAAATTGTGTAACCAAGGCCCAAAATTTCCAGTATCTTTGGGAGCTGCTGACAGGGCTGTAATCAGTTACAAGTTCTATGATGGCAGAAAGAATTGTGCATTTATCCTAAATTTGATAAACACTGACCAAGGGGATGGAGTCGATTGCTGAAACAACAGCAGACAAAATCCATCCAGCAAAGAAAGCACCGGTGCCATATATGACATATGTAGATGTCTCCTCGAAGCGTAACTGAACAATAAATGAGCCTTCCATGAAGAAACGAAAGACGGATAACCAAAACAAGGGCAATAAATTCACTCTTTTGAACTTCAACAATAGAAATGCCCTTAAGATCAAATTTCCTACTAAAATATAAGAATCTTGAATGTATTTAAACTATAAGCTTATCAGATACTCTGCGTACCATTTCATACTTATGTTTATGTGGGTTGATAAAATTAAATCGTTCTGAATTCTAAGTCGCAAAGCACAAAATTACAGTAACAGACTAGCATTCCTGCACCTGACCTCTGTTTAAATGAATTTTTGCCAACTTCATAACATATTGGGACATCGAGCTATCATGCCAATCTTACGTCACAGCAGAAACAATGAGCTTCATTGATTAACCCATTAGCAGAAATGTAGAGCCTTGGGTATATAGCTCAATCCTTCATATCCGTAGTCTTCTTTATGCATGACGAAAGGCATGCCAAGTAGTACTAATAAGGCTGGGCAATATCCTTTTGTCCAGAAAGACATATCAGGCCAAACTAAGTCAACACGTGTCAAATTACCAAATTGATTTAACATTTTGCGGCGAGCATTTCTGAAATATGCATTGTAACATCTGCTATTTCTACACAGATTCAAATATATTACTAGTAGTTGAGCATGATATGCTACAGATCTTCAATCTGTTTGTTGTCAGACAGCTGATTTCCCCCCCTTAAGATTGCCCTAATGGCTTCATAACTGATTACCGGACACAATTTATCATTTCTATCTTTTCGTAACCACATCGTTTCAATTCCAcgtataaaaataatcaccaCACTGCATCGGATGCAATAGAACAAACAACCTGCGTGCAAGATAGAAATACCTTACTGCCGAGCGCCTGACTGAGCGCATCCTCCCCGACACTGTCCACGGCCACCAAGCTCTGCTCGAACGGCGCGAACGGCACGGCCACCGGCTCCTCCACCGCGCTGCTGCCCACGCCGTTGATCGCCCCGGTCTggcccttctcctcctcgccaCCGGCCCCCGAGGACGCGCGCGCCATCCCTGCCGCCATTGCCGCGTCGAGCTTCTCCGCGACGGTCGCGAAAGACGGCTCGGTCCAGTCCGCGCCGGCGCAGCGCAACCCTGGACGGACACATCGAAGCAATAAACGTCGTCAACCTAGAAGCGGACGGGCGATGAAATCGATGTACTATGTTTCCGCCCCTGGGACCTCGCGTCGGAAGGCTGCGGCGGCGCAGGGTGACGGGCGCGACGGCCGACGAAGACGGTCGGCAGCGCGGGAGGAGGATACccgcgcgggcggcggcgccagCGTTGGTGCAGACGCCGGGCTCCATTGGGTCCTCTGCACTGTTCGGCTCTGTTGCGATTTGAGAGCTTTTGGCGGCCGCGACGACGGATGTTGGTTTCGGGCGGCGTTGCCGTTTGTTGGGCGTTTTCTCTTGGTAGATTGAATTtgcgatttttatttttatatttcttaaatcgaaattttaaaaaaatgttttgaaaaattgcacaTCTAGCTTCCAACGAACGGCaggtttaaaattttaaaaattattacgtTCTATTactatcaaaatttaaaacactaaaatagtcataaaaaatttgaaaaaaattatgatacaAAGGATACTATCTAGCTCTTCGAAAATATTCACCAAAAATATGGAGAAAAAAGAGACAAATTTCATTGCGGGCTTGGGCTGAAGTCTCTCGACTCTGGACTCTGGATTGGGCTGTGATTGCCTAGGACggcctggcctggcctggccATGTTCTGTGGTGTGTGCTTAGCTGGGCCTGCGCTCCTAGCCTCCTACATTGCTGACCGGCCATTTCAATGGCCGTTGAATTGTGACCGTCCGATTATATACTAGCTGCTTCTGGGACTGCCCGCCAATCTGGCCACTGTCACCGTGGTCGCTGCACTAGTTGCGATCTGCACCATCAAATTGCAGCATCTGTTCATAAAATAGCCTGGTGTCCATAGGTTGCAATAGATCTCAAATGTACTCTAACCGCGGGCCTATTTGCCATTCGCAAATAATTGTCTTTAATTTTAGATAGGGAGTATAAAATTTACAAGGTTAGGTCATCTTCAACCAAAACGTTTTTACAGCCGCAAAATACTGTGCCGAGGCAGATGCCGATTGAGAGGCTCCGCAAAGCACTCCAACAGAGTCATTTTCAACTTCTACAGGATTGCAGACGCAAAGGAATGACTGCAA
The sequence above is drawn from the Phragmites australis chromosome 10, lpPhrAust1.1, whole genome shotgun sequence genome and encodes:
- the LOC133931278 gene encoding protein CURVATURE THYLAKOID 1D, chloroplastic-like; the protein is MEPGVCTNAGAAARAGILLPRCRPSSSAVAPVTLRRRSLPTRGLRCAGADWTEPSFATVAEKLDAAMAAGMARASSGAGGEEEKGQTGAINGVGSSAVEEPVAVPFAPFEQSLVAVDSVGEDALSQALGSKLRFEETSTYVIYGTGAFFAGWILSAVVSAIDSIPLLPKILEILGLGYTIWFGTRYLLFKENRDELLVKVEDLKKRIVGSSDE